A stretch of the Methanofastidiosum sp. genome encodes the following:
- a CDS encoding glycosyltransferase, which translates to MLHNRDPLLTLISDKLLVRDFVASRIDTQYLIPLLWSGSLPNNIPYSYLPKKFVIKTNHGCGYVILVKDKNRLVREEVNRLLLSWLRTNFCTDTYLGSEWAYKHITPRIIVEQFIGDSDKAPEDYKFYCFHGKVEFLTVHYGRFAEHKTRSFDRNFQPYDFKYDFDQWEGYCEKPINFVEMVRIAELLAADFDFMRVDLYNVNGKIYFGELTPYPGGVSTKFLPRYRDYYLGSLW; encoded by the coding sequence TTGCTTCTAGGATTGACACTCAATATTTGATTCCATTACTCTGGTCTGGATCTCTCCCAAATAATATCCCTTATAGCTACTTGCCAAAAAAATTTGTAATAAAAACAAATCATGGCTGTGGATATGTCATTTTAGTTAAAGATAAAAATAGATTAGTGCGGGAAGAAGTTAATCGATTACTTTTATCATGGTTGCGGACAAATTTTTGTACAGATACGTATTTAGGTAGTGAATGGGCTTACAAACATATCACTCCTAGGATCATAGTCGAGCAATTCATAGGAGATTCAGATAAAGCTCCTGAGGATTATAAATTTTATTGTTTCCACGGCAAGGTGGAATTTCTAACCGTTCATTACGGCAGGTTTGCAGAGCACAAGACAAGATCATTTGATAGAAACTTTCAGCCATATGATTTTAAATATGATTTCGATCAATGGGAAGGATACTGTGAAAAGCCAATCAATTTTGTTGAGATGGTTAGAATTGCTGAGTTGCTTGCCGCAGATTTTGATTTTATGAGAGTTGATCTATACAATGTAAACGGAAAGATTTATTTTGGAGAATTAACACCCTATCCGGGTGGGGTGTCAACAAAATTCTTGCCCAGATATAGAGACTATTATCTTGGGAGTCTTTGGTAA